GCTCGGCCGCGCCGACGATCTGCTCGATCGCGCCGATGCCCTGGCCGCAGCCCCAGATGTCCTTCCAGGCCTTCTTGGCGGTGTCGCCGCCGAAGTTCATCTTGCTGGGGTCGCTCTCGGGCAGGTTCTCGGGGTCCAGCCCGGAGGCTCGGATCGAGGCCTTCAGGTAGTTGCCGTGCACGCCGGTGAAGAGGTTGCTGTAGACGATGTCGTCGCTGTCGCTGTCGACGATGCACTGCTTGTAGTCGTCGCTGGCACGCGCTTCATGGGTGGCGATGAAGGCCGAGCCGATGTAGGCGAAATCCGCCCCCATCGCCTGCGCCGCCAGCACCGCACCGCCACTGGCGATCGAGCCCGACAGCGCCAGCGGGCCGTCGAACCACTGGCGGATTTCCTGGATCAGCGCGAACGGGCTCTTGACCCCCGCGTGCCCGCCCGCACCGGCCGCCACCGCGATCAGGCCGTCGGCGCCCTTCTCGATCGCCTTGTGCGCGAAGGCGTTGTTGATGATGTCGTGCATCACCACGCCGCCCCAGCCGTGCACCGCTTGGTTGACGTCGCTGCGCGCGCCCAGGCTGGTGATGACGATCGGCACCCGGTACTTGCCGCACAGCGCCAGGTCGTGTTCGAGCCGGTCGTTGCTCTTGTGCACGATCTGGTTGATCGCGAACGGCGCGGCCGGCGCCTCGGGATGGGCAGCGTCGTGGGCGGCGAGCGTCTCGGTGATCTCGGCCAGCCAGTCGTCGAGCTGCGAGGCCGGCCGGGCGTTGAGTGCCGGCATGGCGCCGATCACACCGGCCTTGCACTGCTCGATCACCAGCTTGGGGTTGCTGATGATGAACAGCGGCGCGCCGATCACCGGAAATCGCGCCTTGGCGAGAGCTGCGGGCAGGGCCATCAGAATGCCTCCAGCGCCAGGGCGCAGGCGGACTCGCCACCTTCGACGATGCTGTC
This portion of the Leptothrix cholodnii SP-6 genome encodes:
- a CDS encoding NAD(P)H-dependent flavin oxidoreductase; its protein translation is MMALPAALAKARFPVIGAPLFIISNPKLVIEQCKAGVIGAMPALNARPASQLDDWLAEITETLAAHDAAHPEAPAAPFAINQIVHKSNDRLEHDLALCGKYRVPIVITSLGARSDVNQAVHGWGGVVMHDIINNAFAHKAIEKGADGLIAVAAGAGGHAGVKSPFALIQEIRQWFDGPLALSGSIASGGAVLAAQAMGADFAYIGSAFIATHEARASDDYKQCIVDSDSDDIVYSNLFTGVHGNYLKASIRASGLDPENLPESDPSKMNFGGDTAKKAWKDIWGCGQGIGAIEQIVGAAELVARWQREYQAARARLCVA